A single region of the Oceaniferula marina genome encodes:
- a CDS encoding MBL fold metallo-hydrolase: MTQDKTKAPQIPREDDICDVIGKAMRGQGLTPASLAQQASLPEPAVSRALQADGPALPVHELNAIASALGLNPKALAQLNTYLPGCQAPAGLITITTRFGHAGVNAFILENEHSAWVFDTGTDPSPILSHLSTHRLELKNLYITHGHHDHISGLPSFPEDQTILPENIRHGESRALTPNIRLTALETSGHFTPSRAYFIEGLSAPVCICGDILFAGSMGKASGLSSYQQSLRHARENLLSLPPETLLCPGHGPLSTIALEKQHNPFLA, from the coding sequence ATGACACAGGACAAGACCAAAGCCCCTCAGATCCCCAGAGAAGACGACATCTGTGATGTCATTGGCAAGGCCATGCGCGGTCAGGGACTTACGCCGGCATCTCTGGCACAACAGGCATCCTTGCCTGAGCCCGCTGTCTCCCGTGCCCTGCAAGCCGATGGCCCGGCACTGCCCGTCCACGAGCTCAACGCCATTGCCTCAGCCCTCGGGCTCAACCCCAAGGCTCTGGCCCAGCTCAATACCTACCTCCCGGGCTGCCAAGCACCAGCCGGACTGATTACGATCACAACCCGCTTCGGCCACGCCGGCGTCAACGCCTTCATTCTGGAAAATGAGCACTCCGCTTGGGTCTTCGACACCGGAACCGACCCATCGCCCATCCTCTCCCACCTTAGCACACACCGACTGGAGCTAAAAAACCTCTACATCACACACGGGCATCACGACCACATCTCCGGGCTGCCCTCGTTTCCAGAAGATCAAACCATCCTGCCAGAGAACATCCGTCACGGAGAGTCCCGTGCACTGACACCGAACATCCGACTCACCGCACTGGAAACCAGCGGCCATTTTACGCCCTCCCGGGCCTACTTCATTGAAGGGCTCTCCGCACCGGTTTGTATTTGTGGTGACATCCTCTTTGCCGGATCGATGGGAAAAGCATCCGGGCTCAGCAGCTATCAACAGTCGCTACGGCATGCGCGTGAAAACCTCCTCAGCCTGCCCCCCGAAACTCTCCTCTGCCCGGGGCACGGCCCCCTGAGCACCATCGCTCTGGAAAAACAACACAACCCCTTCCTCGCTTAA
- a CDS encoding tetratricopeptide repeat protein — translation MKSFIAFAVLLFTFAPIPCVHAETDARKAANALQDNNYALAGKILSGNLETLAAADKQFTQDQLLHLKATTEFLQKNYEAAEQSCQQLQKQFPKSTWLSKSIFLEAETYSARKQYEKAIGIYESQAIKLFATERKAGIARSLIRFAESFTRKPAADNLDAPAPDYAKAYNLYSEILDLNCGHTLRAEARYQMTSMLSLAGNYQGAEKEALAYLAEFDPSWRGLIGSPERVTMKKNANTLATGKHIAMVRYLHAEALHRQNRRPEADNYLFELLQLVEEKHIDADQALLADASWLRIHTLRQKGGKAYDINEWKQTTEAYLQAYPKHIHANKTAFLLGSMLQSHGKNKLAITAYQNYIADKYKTAVTPTPLSQSVETAGELEVRKKLAGQHLELAHYALGSIHLAMEEFELARKAWNLTAQTFPNGTQWAACQKGLVEIDYAQLQSQLAILKKEAGAANEVDCHTQATKRVEAFISQYPLDPRIAGLLFSCGQIPYELAIRIDKESPEPANKKIRQDTLYQQAISSWNILTSKYGKSNEASRAKFLTAKLWEEHFIDMEKAISLYKSSKAKDFRTRLAALTSKRLLASAEKTFTLKETPQIILNTRNIEKVKVHQYWIDLKAYFLKNGHLADLTKLDIDLIEPDHSWDVSIKDYQKHHPLTQKIDIPFPKNKPGVCIIKIEDEDYHTTSLVMRSNIDIAVRVGTRELIAYATNWVSGKPASKVKLLFASGEKIIGTELTGPDGVCYKTFDALEDLSSLRVLAISPEGAATCSQDLDSTSSPAKLTAKAWFHTASSENRPGETVHLSGIVRDALNGSYTLPKNKKYTLNCRTNHHLPIFESSLDLNPQGGFEAQFKIPRHTQSKAVIVTLTPESPDEAKQSSTPSPERFQYLIPITRQSDSQASLTLTFDQSHLKTGDILTGSLRARYHWDAPVSDRRIRLTLPSGKHSDVVTDAQGLATFSYDTTGIASGSSLVFSAQLIGISSMGAANAITIDPLQLYIRAESDKAMVTSQEPITIKVNTHNASEQPVGATLALKLLRSTEGNKEKLVQELPITTDPQSGKGKTEIKIAAQGRYILRIEGSDPQGKPSLTETIIHVLGDDAASEITAYHHTQKLFDDSQFELRVFSKRHTACQALLTVEAQHIIEHQIVELKPGANLFKLDLSPQHAPIFRTSLMVMHDRSFFSAEDVVTVSRRLFVQTILPEKASFSPGETITAQVNVSDTQGKPVPALLMASIEKQRHETQAKSPEGGWFIYTPFQRSSELPQYSMGTSCGFTHTGTQQRILAAYKEEQQRIADGNNRAHRVTDLSRLAQQHFQSIDNIRKHLYMGEGYYNLGKYDEADEAFRNVLREDPYNKDARRWMEKVASIKSDYYRSAYDQTRAESLQQVDQAWELPNQVDIQAGNRATAGLRSGDYAVTRNSIDAILNNPNRTQSLQRNSIDFYLNNPQRTSTADANAIALARSRNGFAVNPNRINQPVFRSQGAQSGFVGGGRIGNGEARNGVDFISPVNFTNIPGIPANQGGARLNQIPELPNAVGTSPMALTGLFNGTWNTTEHTAAPNWSAPIQLLAQGSSTLKIPLPDRAGTWTLHVLAAAKNGTLGVDRQTIKTSEPVSLRFASIPQVMGGDKWIPELSLFRHGALPATNGQVKISVNHNGKPLATHTEELTIDKDADSATVPTKKITVPASGTLTLLAELTLEGAAYQTEIKVPIRPYGAPVANRHSQTLSAGTSSFDIALQDQATPHHLTLTLRKDINQSLYQLSTSKLEPVFGWNVPCRQAHPAGQFNAQVAVLEYLTKQKATSSPHYQQLLQRAKWTLNELLALQRADGSWTSTHGRKQSNLIVTATAYEAIHRWKAMGFSKELATQTTESWLKTQAKKIPDPEVDSRCLVQQALSFGKASDFSICNRLYRDRGTLGDAGKVLLAQAFINLDRPSFASDLLESMHDQEQWASSTDPITRHPAWIAGQALRALSSISKINPKLKAQAKQLKQLTWQQAGAVGYTNDIIRAAAVSGLAASVKATDATKATVEIFVNGNKILTHHTDDNTPSTPIHIPGKKLTPGKNTVKAVVKGKGELYLSASLTGFLAEFPKSNNDNFAILERKYYRENLSFQGQPIKTTGQSPAKEAEFQNIVRVDIRLENQKKDQKDVVLVEQLPAGFTYIPGSLRGAHSGARLENNHLVVTFRGTFKPRWIRYEMIASHTGTWNQTPSTFIPLQSPGQAVFGPQGSLTVLARGKASTQPYQTSAAEHAELAKLHYNHGEHQLAKQHLAARRKLKLPSTEDAEIARITLWLESAEQTPDAKRLVEAFETLDARMPDLSIPFDKILKVGKAYRQLKEFERGQYVFAATLEAGFAQDTYVGAALEDQGRFLDAIDYQKNIWQLYPDHGEITNTWFAMAQELNERSGNARKVQARIDSPANSKVSEVELISESQKMLDQFLFLHPEHPAADEVSYTMANTLFALKDYRAVVAQARRCHQRYPESKHLSSFRYMEALGSFWLRDYDVAIQAAAEVAHGTSQDKNLATFITAQIFHAKGQPDKAMEWYEPIKDHYPDARESIAYFEQKKVKLDEVKVLSSGKKATITMDYRNISTAELKIYRVDLMKLYLKQKNLSNITNIELAGIAPEHELSIKLNQGDMTEDMQQHITLPIRNDGAYLILCRGDYLYTSGLVLITPLKMEVQEEPDAASLRVHVRDRESGKLLDNVHVKAIGSDNSRFKTGETDLRGIWKAESIQGKPTVIARDPKGRYAFFRSQIDYQSSETEQSNDDAFAAPQKKQKVDFKGNLIQGQLELNKKNYKSYNEFRRSKGKGVKVNKAMKK, via the coding sequence ATGAAAAGTTTCATCGCCTTCGCCGTCCTCCTTTTCACCTTCGCTCCCATTCCGTGCGTCCATGCTGAAACCGACGCCAGAAAAGCGGCCAACGCCCTGCAGGACAACAACTACGCCCTCGCAGGAAAAATCCTCAGCGGCAATCTGGAAACCCTGGCTGCAGCGGACAAGCAGTTCACCCAGGATCAACTCCTGCACCTGAAGGCAACCACCGAATTCCTTCAAAAAAATTACGAAGCAGCGGAACAATCCTGCCAGCAGCTCCAAAAGCAATTTCCAAAGAGCACATGGTTATCCAAGTCCATCTTCCTTGAAGCGGAAACCTATAGCGCTCGCAAACAGTATGAAAAAGCCATTGGCATCTACGAAAGCCAAGCCATCAAACTCTTCGCGACCGAACGTAAGGCTGGCATCGCCCGATCATTGATCCGCTTTGCCGAGTCGTTCACCCGCAAACCCGCGGCTGACAACCTCGATGCCCCCGCACCGGATTACGCCAAAGCCTACAACCTCTACAGCGAAATCCTCGACCTCAACTGCGGCCACACACTACGAGCCGAAGCCCGCTACCAAATGACCAGCATGCTCTCGCTGGCAGGTAACTATCAGGGAGCAGAAAAAGAAGCCCTCGCCTACCTCGCAGAGTTTGACCCGTCATGGAGAGGTTTGATCGGAAGCCCTGAACGGGTGACCATGAAAAAAAATGCCAACACCCTGGCGACGGGCAAACACATCGCCATGGTTCGTTACCTTCATGCCGAGGCACTGCACCGACAAAACCGACGACCCGAAGCCGATAACTATCTCTTCGAACTCCTCCAGCTGGTTGAAGAAAAACACATCGATGCGGATCAAGCATTACTCGCCGACGCCAGCTGGCTGCGTATTCACACCCTGCGCCAAAAAGGAGGCAAAGCATACGACATCAACGAATGGAAACAAACCACCGAAGCCTACCTCCAAGCCTACCCCAAACACATCCACGCAAACAAAACGGCCTTCCTTTTAGGCTCCATGCTGCAATCCCACGGCAAAAACAAACTGGCCATCACCGCCTATCAAAATTACATCGCTGATAAATACAAGACCGCCGTCACCCCCACGCCGCTCAGTCAGTCAGTGGAAACCGCCGGAGAGCTGGAGGTTCGAAAAAAATTAGCAGGACAACACCTTGAGTTGGCCCATTACGCACTCGGCTCCATCCACCTCGCGATGGAAGAATTCGAACTCGCCCGTAAAGCCTGGAACCTGACAGCTCAAACGTTCCCCAATGGAACCCAATGGGCCGCATGCCAGAAAGGCCTCGTCGAAATCGACTACGCCCAGCTGCAAAGCCAGCTGGCAATCCTGAAAAAAGAAGCTGGGGCAGCCAATGAGGTGGACTGCCACACCCAGGCGACCAAACGAGTCGAAGCCTTCATCAGCCAATATCCTCTCGACCCGAGGATTGCGGGGCTCCTGTTCTCCTGCGGCCAGATTCCATACGAACTGGCTATTCGGATCGACAAGGAGTCCCCGGAACCAGCAAACAAAAAAATCCGACAGGACACACTCTATCAGCAGGCCATCTCGTCTTGGAATATCTTGACCAGTAAATACGGAAAATCCAATGAAGCCTCCCGCGCAAAATTTCTGACGGCCAAACTCTGGGAAGAACACTTCATCGATATGGAAAAGGCGATCAGCCTCTACAAAAGCTCCAAAGCCAAAGACTTCCGCACCCGTCTGGCCGCCCTCACCAGCAAACGATTGTTAGCCAGCGCTGAAAAAACGTTCACCCTGAAAGAAACACCTCAAATCATCCTCAATACAAGGAACATCGAGAAGGTCAAAGTCCATCAGTACTGGATCGACCTCAAAGCCTACTTCCTCAAAAATGGCCACCTGGCAGATCTTACCAAACTGGATATCGACCTCATCGAACCCGATCATTCATGGGACGTCTCCATCAAAGACTATCAAAAACATCATCCGCTCACCCAGAAAATAGATATCCCCTTCCCCAAAAATAAACCCGGCGTCTGCATCATCAAAATTGAAGACGAAGACTACCACACAACCAGCCTGGTTATGCGTAGCAATATTGATATTGCCGTCCGCGTTGGCACCCGGGAGCTTATCGCTTACGCCACCAACTGGGTCAGCGGAAAACCGGCGTCCAAGGTAAAACTCTTGTTCGCCAGCGGTGAAAAAATCATCGGGACAGAGCTCACCGGTCCCGACGGCGTTTGTTATAAAACATTCGATGCCCTCGAAGATCTCAGTTCATTGCGAGTGCTGGCCATTTCCCCAGAAGGGGCGGCCACATGCTCTCAGGACCTCGACAGCACCTCCTCTCCGGCTAAACTCACCGCCAAGGCGTGGTTCCATACGGCCAGCAGTGAAAACCGCCCCGGAGAAACCGTGCACCTCTCCGGCATTGTCCGGGACGCACTCAACGGTTCCTACACCCTGCCTAAAAACAAGAAATACACCCTCAACTGCAGAACCAACCACCACTTGCCCATTTTTGAATCCTCGCTTGATTTAAACCCGCAAGGTGGTTTTGAAGCCCAATTTAAAATCCCACGACACACGCAAAGTAAAGCCGTCATCGTCACATTAACCCCCGAAAGTCCCGACGAAGCCAAGCAATCGTCCACACCCAGCCCCGAACGTTTCCAGTACCTCATCCCGATCACCCGACAGTCGGACAGTCAAGCCTCCCTGACCCTCACCTTTGACCAATCTCACCTCAAAACGGGTGATATCCTGACTGGCTCTCTCCGTGCCCGTTATCACTGGGACGCTCCCGTCAGCGACCGACGGATCCGTCTCACTTTACCATCAGGAAAACACAGCGATGTTGTCACCGATGCCCAAGGCCTCGCCACATTCAGCTACGACACCACAGGCATCGCATCCGGTTCATCACTCGTCTTTTCTGCGCAACTCATCGGCATCTCCAGCATGGGAGCAGCCAACGCCATCACAATTGACCCGCTGCAGCTCTACATCCGGGCTGAATCAGACAAAGCCATGGTCACCAGCCAGGAGCCGATCACCATCAAGGTCAACACCCACAATGCTTCCGAACAACCGGTAGGAGCCACACTCGCACTCAAACTCCTGCGAAGCACTGAAGGCAACAAGGAGAAACTCGTTCAGGAACTCCCAATCACCACCGACCCCCAATCAGGAAAAGGTAAAACCGAAATCAAGATTGCCGCTCAAGGTCGCTACATTCTCCGCATCGAAGGCTCTGACCCTCAGGGAAAACCCAGCCTGACAGAAACGATCATCCACGTGTTAGGTGATGATGCTGCATCTGAAATCACCGCCTACCACCATACCCAAAAGCTCTTCGATGACAGCCAATTCGAGTTGCGGGTCTTTTCCAAACGCCATACCGCTTGTCAAGCCCTGCTCACAGTTGAGGCCCAACACATCATTGAACATCAAATCGTCGAGCTAAAACCGGGAGCCAACCTTTTCAAGCTGGATCTCAGCCCGCAGCACGCCCCGATATTCAGGACCTCCTTGATGGTCATGCACGACCGATCATTCTTTTCCGCGGAGGACGTGGTTACGGTGAGCCGCCGGCTATTCGTCCAAACCATACTACCGGAAAAGGCGTCCTTCTCACCCGGAGAAACCATCACAGCCCAGGTCAACGTGAGTGACACCCAAGGCAAACCCGTCCCGGCTCTGTTGATGGCATCCATTGAAAAGCAGCGCCACGAAACTCAGGCCAAATCACCCGAGGGCGGCTGGTTCATCTACACCCCGTTCCAACGCTCCTCAGAGCTTCCCCAATATTCAATGGGCACCAGCTGCGGGTTCACCCACACCGGAACCCAGCAACGAATCCTCGCTGCCTATAAAGAAGAACAACAACGCATCGCCGACGGCAACAACCGAGCTCACAGAGTCACCGACCTCAGCCGTCTCGCCCAACAACACTTCCAGAGTATCGACAACATCCGTAAGCATCTCTACATGGGTGAAGGATACTACAACCTAGGCAAATACGATGAAGCAGATGAAGCATTCCGTAACGTCCTACGTGAAGATCCGTATAACAAAGATGCCCGCCGCTGGATGGAAAAAGTCGCCAGCATCAAATCGGATTACTACCGCTCCGCATACGACCAAACCCGAGCTGAGAGCCTTCAACAGGTTGATCAGGCATGGGAACTCCCCAATCAAGTTGACATCCAGGCAGGCAACCGCGCAACCGCAGGTCTTCGCTCAGGAGACTACGCCGTGACCCGGAATTCCATCGATGCCATTCTCAACAACCCAAACCGCACACAATCACTCCAACGCAATAGTATCGATTTTTATCTCAACAACCCACAACGAACCTCGACAGCAGATGCCAATGCCATCGCTCTGGCGAGGTCCCGGAATGGGTTTGCCGTCAACCCCAACCGGATCAACCAACCCGTGTTCCGCTCCCAAGGAGCTCAAAGCGGGTTCGTCGGAGGAGGCCGTATCGGAAATGGCGAGGCCCGCAACGGGGTCGACTTCATCAGCCCGGTCAATTTCACCAACATCCCCGGAATCCCGGCAAATCAGGGGGGGGCGAGGCTCAATCAAATCCCCGAGCTTCCCAATGCCGTAGGAACCAGCCCCATGGCATTAACAGGCCTCTTCAATGGCACATGGAACACCACCGAACACACAGCCGCACCCAACTGGTCCGCCCCCATCCAACTACTGGCCCAAGGAAGCTCGACGCTGAAAATCCCCCTCCCCGATCGTGCTGGAACATGGACGCTCCATGTCCTCGCTGCAGCAAAAAATGGAACCTTGGGGGTCGATCGACAGACCATCAAAACCTCTGAACCGGTCAGCCTGCGCTTTGCTTCCATCCCACAGGTCATGGGCGGTGACAAATGGATCCCCGAACTCTCACTGTTCCGCCACGGCGCCCTGCCCGCGACCAACGGCCAAGTAAAAATCAGCGTCAACCATAACGGCAAGCCTCTGGCTACTCACACCGAGGAACTCACCATCGACAAAGATGCCGACTCAGCCACCGTCCCGACAAAAAAGATCACGGTCCCAGCATCCGGCACCCTGACGCTACTCGCAGAGCTCACGCTGGAGGGCGCCGCATACCAAACCGAGATCAAGGTTCCGATCCGCCCATACGGAGCCCCGGTCGCAAATCGGCACAGCCAGACATTGAGCGCCGGAACAAGCAGCTTCGATATCGCTCTGCAAGATCAGGCAACCCCACACCACCTGACTCTGACACTCAGAAAAGACATCAACCAGTCACTCTATCAGCTCTCCACCTCGAAGCTTGAGCCCGTCTTTGGCTGGAACGTCCCGTGCCGGCAAGCCCACCCGGCGGGTCAATTCAACGCCCAGGTCGCGGTGCTGGAGTATTTGACCAAACAAAAGGCCACCTCCAGCCCACACTACCAGCAACTACTACAACGGGCAAAATGGACACTCAATGAGCTGCTCGCACTTCAGCGGGCAGATGGATCATGGACTTCGACACATGGCCGCAAACAAAGCAACCTGATCGTGACCGCCACAGCCTACGAAGCCATCCATCGCTGGAAGGCCATGGGTTTCAGCAAGGAACTTGCGACACAAACAACCGAATCCTGGCTCAAAACCCAGGCAAAAAAAATCCCAGACCCCGAAGTGGATTCCCGCTGCCTCGTGCAACAAGCGCTTTCCTTTGGCAAAGCATCTGATTTCTCCATCTGCAACCGCCTCTACCGAGACCGAGGCACCCTGGGAGACGCTGGAAAGGTGCTCCTCGCCCAGGCATTTATCAACCTCGACCGCCCGTCCTTTGCTTCGGACCTCCTCGAAAGCATGCACGATCAAGAGCAATGGGCCAGCTCGACCGATCCGATCACCCGCCATCCGGCATGGATCGCAGGGCAAGCACTCCGGGCACTCTCCAGCATTTCCAAGATCAATCCCAAACTGAAGGCTCAGGCCAAGCAACTCAAACAGCTCACCTGGCAACAAGCCGGAGCCGTGGGATACACCAATGACATCATCCGTGCCGCCGCCGTCTCCGGGCTGGCTGCATCCGTGAAAGCAACGGACGCCACCAAGGCAACGGTTGAAATCTTCGTCAATGGGAACAAAATCCTTACCCACCACACAGACGACAACACCCCATCCACCCCGATCCATATCCCGGGCAAGAAGCTGACACCTGGAAAGAACACGGTCAAAGCCGTGGTCAAGGGAAAGGGCGAACTCTACCTATCAGCCAGCCTGACAGGATTCCTCGCCGAATTCCCAAAATCCAATAACGACAACTTCGCCATCCTCGAACGGAAATACTACCGTGAAAATCTGAGTTTCCAGGGGCAGCCTATCAAAACCACGGGACAGTCACCGGCAAAAGAGGCCGAATTCCAGAACATCGTGCGTGTCGACATCCGTCTGGAAAATCAGAAAAAAGACCAGAAAGATGTCGTCTTGGTCGAGCAGCTTCCTGCCGGATTCACTTACATTCCGGGCTCTCTTCGTGGTGCCCATAGTGGGGCCCGGTTGGAAAACAACCACTTGGTCGTCACCTTCCGAGGGACATTCAAACCACGCTGGATCCGCTATGAAATGATTGCAAGCCACACAGGAACGTGGAATCAGACACCCTCGACCTTCATTCCCCTGCAATCCCCCGGACAAGCGGTGTTCGGTCCGCAAGGGTCACTCACCGTACTTGCCCGAGGCAAGGCATCCACACAACCCTATCAAACCTCTGCGGCCGAGCACGCCGAACTCGCCAAACTCCATTACAACCATGGAGAACACCAACTGGCGAAACAACACCTCGCAGCACGACGCAAGCTGAAACTTCCATCCACCGAAGATGCTGAAATCGCACGCATCACACTCTGGTTAGAATCCGCTGAACAAACACCCGATGCCAAGCGACTCGTCGAAGCCTTTGAAACACTCGACGCCAGAATGCCGGACCTCAGCATTCCCTTCGATAAAATCCTTAAAGTCGGCAAAGCATACCGACAACTCAAAGAGTTCGAACGGGGGCAGTACGTTTTTGCCGCCACGCTCGAAGCTGGTTTCGCCCAAGACACCTACGTCGGAGCAGCACTCGAAGACCAGGGACGTTTCCTCGACGCCATTGACTACCAGAAAAACATCTGGCAACTCTATCCTGACCACGGCGAGATCACCAACACGTGGTTTGCCATGGCTCAGGAACTGAACGAAAGGTCTGGCAACGCCAGAAAAGTCCAAGCCAGAATCGATAGCCCGGCAAACAGCAAGGTCAGCGAAGTCGAACTCATCTCCGAATCCCAAAAGATGCTCGACCAATTCCTCTTCCTACACCCCGAACACCCGGCAGCCGATGAAGTCTCCTACACCATGGCCAACACCCTGTTCGCCTTAAAAGACTACCGCGCCGTCGTCGCCCAGGCTCGACGCTGCCATCAACGGTATCCTGAAAGCAAACACCTCAGCAGCTTCCGCTACATGGAGGCCCTCGGGTCATTCTGGCTGCGAGACTACGATGTCGCCATCCAAGCCGCCGCTGAAGTGGCCCACGGAACCTCGCAGGATAAAAATCTGGCAACCTTCATCACTGCCCAGATTTTCCATGCCAAAGGACAACCCGATAAGGCAATGGAATGGTATGAACCCATCAAGGACCATTACCCGGACGCACGTGAATCCATCGCTTACTTTGAACAGAAAAAAGTCAAACTCGATGAAGTCAAAGTGCTCTCATCTGGAAAAAAAGCCACCATCACCATGGACTACCGCAATATCTCAACCGCTGAGTTGAAAATCTATCGTGTGGACCTCATGAAGCTCTACTTAAAACAAAAAAACCTGTCGAACATCACCAATATTGAACTCGCCGGTATTGCTCCGGAACATGAACTCAGTATCAAACTCAACCAGGGCGACATGACAGAGGATATGCAGCAACACATCACGCTCCCCATCCGCAACGACGGTGCCTACCTCATCCTCTGCCGTGGAGACTACCTCTATACGTCCGGCCTCGTCTTGATCACCCCCCTAAAAATGGAAGTCCAAGAAGAGCCTGACGCCGCGAGCTTGCGAGTCCACGTCAGGGATCGCGAATCCGGCAAGCTCCTCGACAACGTCCATGTCAAAGCCATCGGTAGTGACAACTCCCGATTCAAAACCGGGGAAACCGATCTCCGCGGTATTTGGAAAGCCGAATCCATCCAGGGAAAACCCACCGTGATCGCCCGCGACCCCAAAGGTCGTTATGCGTTCTTCCGTAGCCAGATTGATTACCAATCCAGCGAAACTGAGCAAAGCAACGATGATGCCTTCGCCGCCCCACAGAAAAAACAAAAAGTCGATTTCAAAGGCAACCTGATCCAAGGCCAGCTGGAACTCAACAAGAAGAACTACAAAAGCTACAATGAGTTCCGCCGAAGCAAAGGCAAGGGAGTCAAAGTCAACAAAGCCATGAAAAAATAA